One stretch of Brettanomyces nanus chromosome 4, complete sequence DNA includes these proteins:
- a CDS encoding uncharacterized protein (EggNog:ENOG41): MPGRCVNSTSEVLSTVLSLFSSDTQIESDEELQDRMNSIVSHIMKSSNNAIVPRFNLEKRDDTGNITASTSFSDTFSSSSSSTILDPSSQTTYSFSSSSSSFSSSSYSSWSTSSTFSFDSYSTSQATDDYLTSSNEYSAPPSTTWSSTDYSPSTTSSTQASTSSTFSTTKTSASVTKTTPSSTNSPTPSTFSTSSGSYVVLGYTTVINNSTITSMHTITASATSSPKSSGGLSKKNKHIVIGCVVGIGIPFIVVAAAALFWYRRRMQDPTGRNYVDSNGRDIGISVDDGTLLNKLKFWKKNKSVGDFDNDSLDEDFSIDPSNTSNNQAGTNSNSGSSDSAGRSFVVDRPKPLRNATEQNF; encoded by the exons ATGCCTGG TCGTTGTGTTAACTCAACATCGGAGGTGCTTTCAACAGTGTTGAGTCTTTTCAGTTCCGATACTCAAATCGAGAGTGACGAGGAACTGCAAGATCGTATGAACTCCATTGTTAGTCATATTATGAAGAGCTCCAATAATGCAATAGTTCCAAGGTTTAACttggagaagagagatgaCACCGGAAATATTACTGCTTCtacttcattttctgacactttcagttcttcttcatcttccaccATTTTGGATCCGTCGTCTCAGACAACctattctttttcatcatcctcctcctccttctcttcatcatcatattcttcttggagTACATCGAGTACGTTCTCCTTCGATTCCTACTCCACATCCCAAGCCACTGACGACTATCTGACCTCTTCAAATGAGTATAGTGCACCTCCTTCTACTACATGGTCTTCGACTGACTACTCGCCCTCTACAACATCGTCAACACAGGCATCTActtcttccactttctCCACTACGAAAACATCTGCTTCCGTTACGAAAACCACCCCTAGCTCAACTAACTCACCTACCCCAAGTACTTTTTCTACTAGTAGTGGATCATACGTGGTTTTGGGCTATACAACTGTGATCAATAACTCGACTATCACCAGCATGCACACAATAACAGCTTCTGCCACCTCTTCACCCAAAAGTAGTGGTGGACtatccaagaagaacaaacatATAGTTATTGGATGCGTTGTTGGTATTGGTATTCCATTTATTGTCGTTGCTGCAGCTGCTCTTTTCTGGTATCGTCGCAGAATGCAAGACCCTACAGGAAGAAATTACGTCGATTCTAATGGTCGTGATATTGGTATTTCCGTCGATGATGGCACCTTATTGAACAAACTCAAATTCTGGAAAAAGAATAAGTCTGTGGGTGATTTCGATAATGACTCATTAGATGAGGATTTCAGCATAGATCCATCCAATACAAGCAACAACCAGGCCGGCACAAACAGCAACAGCGGATCAAGTGATTCGGCTGGTAGAAGTTTTGTCGTCGATAGACCAAAGCCTCTTCGCAATGCTACCGAGCAGAACTTCTGA